In the genome of Nocardia sp. NBC_00416, one region contains:
- a CDS encoding LLM class flavin-dependent oxidoreductase — MRSRRQIHLGAIPYGTGGPGSHTLWLDPDIPGDASVNIDWFTDIARRAESGLFDLVFIVDSQFITPYSPPHYLNRLEPLTLLSALAVQTSRIGLVGTATTSFNSPFNLTRRFGSLDLISRGRAGWNVVTTGDAGTARNYGLDEHYDYDTRYGRAQEYVELARALWDSYEDDAFVRDRETGRFLDRAKQHRLDHDGAFFRVQGPLNLVRSQQGHPVIFQAGDSDQGRDLGARVGEGIFTHAADIPAGQAFYNDIKTRATQRFGRDPDQVLILPGVQVVVGDTDAEAREIEAANHAADHTFTAALAEFGRPFGWHDFTNYDLDAPFPAEALEHGERSFYTQAKAITERAQRNGWTLRQAVEATRERRKSEFVGSPATVADKLIEWWEARACDGFNIAVDHPANFHRIIDEVVPILQERGVFRTEYTSETLRGHLGLPIPPNRYSVDI; from the coding sequence GTGCGAAGCAGACGGCAGATTCATTTGGGCGCCATCCCCTATGGAACGGGTGGCCCGGGCAGCCACACCCTCTGGCTGGATCCGGACATCCCCGGCGACGCGAGCGTGAACATCGACTGGTTCACCGATATCGCGCGACGTGCGGAGAGCGGCCTGTTCGATCTGGTGTTCATCGTCGACAGCCAGTTCATCACGCCGTATTCGCCGCCGCACTACCTCAACCGCCTGGAGCCGTTGACGCTGCTGAGCGCGCTGGCGGTGCAGACCAGCCGGATCGGCCTGGTCGGCACGGCGACGACGAGCTTCAACAGCCCGTTCAATCTGACGCGAAGGTTCGGATCACTCGACCTCATATCGCGCGGCCGCGCCGGATGGAACGTCGTCACAACCGGCGATGCGGGCACCGCACGCAACTACGGGCTCGACGAGCACTACGACTACGACACGCGATACGGACGAGCGCAGGAGTACGTCGAACTCGCTCGGGCACTGTGGGATTCCTACGAAGACGACGCCTTCGTACGAGACCGGGAGACCGGGCGGTTCCTCGACCGCGCCAAGCAGCACCGGCTGGACCACGACGGCGCCTTCTTCCGGGTCCAGGGTCCGCTCAACCTGGTTCGCTCGCAGCAGGGGCACCCCGTGATCTTCCAGGCGGGCGACTCCGACCAGGGGCGCGACCTCGGGGCGCGCGTCGGCGAGGGCATCTTCACCCACGCCGCCGACATCCCCGCCGGACAGGCGTTCTACAACGACATCAAGACCAGGGCGACACAGCGGTTCGGCCGCGATCCCGACCAGGTGCTGATCCTGCCCGGCGTACAGGTCGTGGTAGGCGATACCGACGCGGAGGCGCGGGAGATCGAGGCCGCGAACCACGCGGCGGACCACACGTTCACCGCGGCGCTCGCGGAGTTCGGCCGGCCCTTCGGTTGGCACGATTTCACGAACTACGATCTCGACGCGCCGTTCCCCGCCGAGGCGCTCGAACACGGTGAACGCTCCTTTTACACCCAGGCCAAGGCGATCACCGAACGAGCCCAGCGCAATGGATGGACCCTGCGGCAGGCGGTGGAGGCCACCCGCGAGCGGCGTAAGAGCGAGTTCGTCGGCTCCCCGGCGACGGTCGCGGACAAGCTCATCGAATGGTGGGAGGCGCGCGCGTGCGACGGCTTCAACATCGCCGTCGACCACCCCGCCAACTTCCACCGGATCATCGACGAGGTGGTGCCGATCCTCCAGGAACGCGGCGTGTTCCGCACCGAGTACACATCGGAGACCCTCCGCGGGCACCTCGGCCTGCCGATTCCGCCGAACCGATACAGCGTGGATATCTGA
- a CDS encoding ABC transporter substrate-binding protein yields MTSSAGSDVTMLALAYDALTALDSDGNAVGWLAERWVYDHDGTRVTFTLRPGLKFSDGSPLDAAAVAKSIERGRSAPGSLIAPQIADMKTVVARGDRDIVIDLTGTNYQYPLLLAGKTGMVVNPAVFEKDAQALATRPAGSGPFTLTSYVDNDHGELRKNEHFHLADQIGITRFLLYPAADPATVVASVASGQYDVARIPASGIKAAQASGLEVQVLDSMYVAVLDVNTSKPPFDNPAVVEAMKYGIDREAIKQIANFGIGDVDYQPFPEGYVGYNAALGGAFAYDPARARKVLADAGLSGGVRSTLSAAAPIPAAVEQIQAQLAEIGIELTIDPVPRSQWTQIVYLNRAKALGYDGFAGRESPVQAFQVLFSATGLMNPARSSDPELTAQLAKVAATPTDDPSYPAALQEATRLAVTRFPNTFLYEVPSILVRRKSLAPLKQNPSLIRWEGLPA; encoded by the coding sequence GTGACCTCCTCCGCAGGCTCCGATGTCACGATGCTCGCCCTCGCCTACGACGCCCTGACCGCGCTCGACAGCGACGGCAACGCGGTCGGCTGGCTCGCCGAGCGGTGGGTCTACGACCACGACGGCACCCGCGTCACATTCACACTCCGCCCGGGGCTGAAGTTCTCCGACGGGTCGCCACTGGACGCCGCGGCGGTGGCCAAGTCCATCGAGCGGGGGCGATCCGCGCCCGGCTCGCTCATCGCCCCGCAGATCGCCGACATGAAAACTGTTGTGGCACGTGGCGACCGGGATATCGTCATCGATCTGACCGGCACCAACTATCAGTACCCGCTGCTGCTCGCCGGGAAGACGGGCATGGTGGTGAACCCCGCGGTGTTCGAGAAGGACGCGCAGGCCCTCGCGACCCGGCCCGCCGGGTCGGGGCCGTTCACGCTCACCTCCTACGTCGACAACGACCACGGGGAACTGCGGAAGAACGAGCATTTCCACCTCGCGGATCAGATCGGGATCACGCGGTTCCTGCTCTACCCGGCGGCCGATCCGGCGACCGTCGTCGCATCGGTGGCGTCGGGGCAGTACGACGTGGCGCGGATTCCGGCCTCGGGCATCAAGGCGGCCCAGGCGAGCGGTCTCGAGGTGCAGGTGCTCGACTCGATGTATGTCGCCGTGCTCGACGTCAACACGTCGAAGCCGCCGTTCGACAACCCCGCGGTCGTCGAGGCGATGAAGTACGGCATCGACCGCGAGGCGATCAAGCAGATCGCCAACTTCGGCATCGGCGACGTCGACTACCAGCCGTTCCCCGAGGGATATGTCGGCTACAACGCGGCGCTGGGAGGTGCGTTCGCCTACGACCCCGCCCGGGCGCGGAAGGTCCTCGCGGATGCCGGGCTTTCCGGCGGAGTGCGCTCCACATTGTCGGCGGCGGCCCCGATCCCGGCGGCGGTGGAGCAGATCCAAGCCCAACTCGCGGAGATCGGGATCGAGCTCACCATCGACCCCGTGCCGCGATCCCAGTGGACCCAGATCGTCTACCTCAACCGCGCGAAAGCCCTCGGCTACGACGGTTTCGCCGGCCGGGAGTCGCCGGTGCAGGCGTTCCAGGTCCTGTTCAGCGCCACCGGGCTGATGAACCCGGCGCGATCCAGCGACCCGGAATTGACCGCGCAGCTGGCGAAAGTCGCCGCGACCCCCACCGACGACCCGTCCTACCCCGCGGCTCTGCAGGAGGCGACGCGCCTCGCGGTCACCCGTTTCCCCAACACCTTCCTGTACGAGGTACCGAGCATTCTCGTCCGGCGCAAATCGCTCGCGCCGCTGAAACAGAACCCGAGTCTGATCCGCTGGGAAGGGCTGCCCGCATGA
- a CDS encoding LysR family transcriptional regulator, with amino-acid sequence MQKNLDIAPLRSFVAIADCGGFQRAATHLHLSQGAVSQHVRRLEDAVGRQLVQRHGRGSRFTPDGDELLSLARRILDLHDDALRSFGTETAGTLTIGSTEHAAAQLLPALAAALEGAAPQFSCRFRIDRGLALRDGLASRRIDLALLLNSDDPSAIHVGELELTWYSAPGWQLPPRPDPVPIVAFDSPCALRSRALETLSGVDLPASIRAEAPQLGGVHAAVATGVGVALLATLGQTPEGLVPRADLPAAQPLRLSVGTRPGLPATTAKIAADALRPLLSPPLRLAAGA; translated from the coding sequence ATGCAGAAGAACCTCGACATTGCTCCGTTACGGAGCTTCGTCGCAATCGCGGATTGCGGCGGCTTCCAGCGGGCAGCGACACATCTGCACTTGAGTCAGGGTGCGGTCAGCCAGCATGTGCGCCGACTGGAGGATGCGGTCGGCCGGCAACTCGTGCAGCGGCACGGCCGCGGCTCGCGGTTCACCCCGGACGGCGACGAACTCCTCTCCCTGGCTCGGCGCATCCTCGACCTGCACGACGACGCACTGCGCAGCTTCGGCACGGAGACCGCGGGCACCCTCACGATCGGGTCCACCGAGCACGCTGCCGCGCAGCTGTTGCCGGCTCTCGCGGCCGCGCTCGAAGGTGCGGCCCCGCAGTTCTCGTGCCGGTTCCGAATCGACCGCGGTCTGGCTCTACGTGACGGTCTCGCGAGCCGGCGCATCGATCTGGCATTGCTGCTCAACAGCGACGATCCGAGTGCGATCCACGTCGGAGAACTCGAGCTGACCTGGTACTCCGCTCCGGGCTGGCAGCTCCCGCCGCGGCCGGATCCCGTGCCGATCGTCGCCTTCGACAGCCCCTGCGCACTGCGTAGCCGCGCGCTGGAAACCCTGTCCGGGGTCGATCTCCCGGCATCGATCCGCGCCGAGGCGCCCCAGCTGGGCGGCGTGCATGCGGCAGTCGCGACCGGGGTGGGAGTAGCACTGCTCGCCACGCTCGGACAGACGCCGGAAGGGCTCGTTCCGCGCGCCGACCTCCCCGCCGCGCAGCCGTTGCGCCTGTCCGTGGGCACTCGGCCAGGTCTGCCGGCTACGACGGCGAAGATTGCAGCCGACGCACTGCGCCCGCTGCTCTCACCACCGCTTCGGCTGGCCGCGGGAGCGTGA
- a CDS encoding 3'-5' exonuclease → MANIVMANQNKSLRGIDGSIAQRVFGFLEKLQSDDTTPGLHIEPMKGAADRRVRTGRVDLNHRAVLFRVDPKEGGTTYVYMGTWPHDEANSIAERAILRVNPVNGILEGILTEPGAGTAPASPTAPIEEKAGADRGFLAQAGFTFAALTERLGLDPAIAERALAASDDYVINDIAADIGGWQADALMELACGAAIDEIREKYLFTDVPVDTSVDEDDRIMEALDRPASQIQFTYIDGNDELRRVIEGGDFAAWRVFLHPEQRTYAEKDYHGPFRLSGGAGTGKTVVAIHRARNLLRRNPDARIVLTTFNKMLAKNLEGDLRALDPGIEIADRPGRRGIYVEGIDKLASDIVKLADDIGPAVEAVLGARTEVSTARTKQDRMWREVVDSVAGGLDPRLSTPWFLETEYTSVILANKITTLEQYARIARPGRGVRLTRPQRIAVWKLVEAYRRRSRMDDTFSFPEVLAVAAEHLRLRAHSGAGQLADHVIVDEAQDLHATHWRMLRSLVAEGTNDIFIAEDSHQRIYGQPVVLGRLGIKIVGRSRRLTLNYRTTAQNLHLAMSILDGADYHDLEEGEESTADYRSARNGPKPDLRQYDSSGDELQAVAEQIKEWLQPDNDADRDTIAVLTRSLNDRNQMVRGLAERGVEARALDDNPPVPGYVQVMTMHRSKGMEFSRVVLAGIDEAHVPARAGLHGVPEEERGEADLRERSLLYVAASRARDQVVVTWSGRRSELLGRYTK, encoded by the coding sequence ATGGCGAATATCGTCATGGCGAACCAGAACAAATCGCTTCGCGGCATCGACGGGTCTATCGCCCAGCGGGTGTTCGGCTTCCTGGAGAAGCTGCAATCCGACGATACGACGCCCGGCCTGCACATCGAACCGATGAAGGGTGCCGCGGACCGGCGAGTACGGACCGGCCGAGTCGACCTCAACCACCGCGCCGTGCTGTTCCGCGTAGACCCCAAAGAAGGAGGCACGACCTACGTCTACATGGGCACCTGGCCTCACGACGAGGCGAACTCCATCGCCGAACGCGCCATCCTGCGGGTCAATCCGGTCAACGGAATTCTGGAGGGCATTCTCACCGAACCCGGAGCGGGAACTGCGCCCGCCTCCCCCACCGCGCCGATCGAGGAAAAAGCCGGCGCCGACCGCGGATTCCTCGCCCAAGCGGGTTTCACCTTCGCCGCGCTCACCGAGCGGCTCGGTCTCGATCCAGCGATCGCCGAACGCGCACTCGCCGCCTCCGACGACTACGTGATCAACGATATCGCCGCAGATATCGGCGGCTGGCAGGCCGACGCGCTGATGGAGCTCGCCTGCGGAGCGGCGATCGATGAAATCCGGGAGAAGTACCTCTTTACCGACGTACCGGTCGATACCTCGGTGGACGAGGACGACCGGATCATGGAGGCGCTGGATCGCCCCGCCTCGCAGATCCAGTTCACCTATATCGACGGCAACGACGAGCTGCGCCGGGTCATCGAGGGCGGCGACTTCGCGGCCTGGCGGGTTTTCCTGCACCCCGAACAGCGCACCTACGCCGAGAAGGATTACCACGGGCCGTTCCGCCTCTCCGGCGGCGCGGGCACCGGCAAGACCGTGGTAGCCATCCATCGGGCGCGGAACCTGCTGCGCCGCAATCCGGACGCGCGCATCGTCTTGACCACCTTCAACAAAATGCTCGCCAAGAACCTCGAGGGCGATCTGCGCGCACTGGATCCCGGTATCGAGATCGCCGACCGGCCCGGCCGGCGCGGGATCTATGTCGAAGGTATCGACAAGCTCGCCAGCGATATCGTCAAACTGGCCGACGATATCGGCCCGGCGGTGGAAGCGGTACTCGGCGCCCGTACCGAGGTATCGACGGCCCGCACCAAGCAGGACCGGATGTGGCGGGAGGTGGTGGACTCCGTTGCCGGCGGGCTCGACCCACGACTGTCCACCCCGTGGTTCCTCGAAACCGAGTACACCTCGGTTATCCTCGCCAACAAGATCACCACACTGGAGCAGTACGCACGCATCGCCCGGCCCGGCCGGGGTGTGCGGCTGACCCGGCCCCAGCGGATCGCGGTGTGGAAACTCGTCGAGGCCTACCGGCGCCGGAGCCGAATGGACGACACCTTCAGCTTCCCCGAGGTGCTGGCCGTCGCCGCGGAACACCTGCGCCTGCGCGCGCACTCGGGAGCCGGCCAGCTCGCCGACCATGTCATCGTGGACGAGGCGCAGGATCTGCACGCGACCCATTGGCGAATGCTGCGCTCTTTGGTTGCCGAAGGCACAAACGATATTTTCATCGCCGAGGATTCGCACCAGCGCATCTACGGACAGCCCGTTGTGCTGGGGCGTCTGGGTATCAAGATCGTGGGTCGGTCCCGGCGGTTGACCCTCAACTACCGGACGACCGCGCAGAACCTGCACCTGGCCATGAGCATCCTCGACGGCGCCGACTACCACGACCTGGAGGAAGGCGAGGAGTCCACCGCCGACTATCGCTCGGCGCGCAACGGGCCGAAGCCCGATCTGCGCCAATACGATTCGTCCGGCGATGAACTTCAGGCAGTGGCGGAACAGATCAAGGAGTGGCTGCAGCCGGACAACGATGCCGACCGCGACACCATCGCTGTTCTCACCCGCAGCCTCAACGACCGCAACCAGATGGTGCGCGGACTCGCCGAACGCGGGGTCGAGGCCCGGGCTCTGGACGACAACCCGCCGGTCCCCGGATACGTCCAGGTCATGACGATGCACCGATCGAAAGGGATGGAGTTCTCCCGAGTGGTCCTCGCCGGAATCGACGAAGCCCATGTGCCCGCACGGGCCGGCCTCCACGGTGTTCCGGAGGAGGAGCGCGGCGAAGCGGACCTGCGGGAGCGGTCGCTGCTGTATGTCGCGGCGAGCCGAGCTCGTGATCAAGTGGTGGTCACCTGGAGCGGGCGGCGGTCCGAGCTGCTGGGCCGGTACACGAAGTAG